The Nitrospira sp. sequence CGACATAGAGACGGCGTCCGGCTCGCAGCCAGGGCAGCAGATAGTCCGCCACCGCATAATAGGATTTGCCACTGCCCGGTGTGCCTTCCAACAAGGTAATCATGAGCCCCACCGGACAAAGGGAATCGATTGCAGGGTGAACCGCACCACCATCGCCGAGGCGATGATCGCCACAGCCTGACTCATGCCTGTGGCACCGAGGACCCAAGTGTATTGCACAGGGATGATGGGGGCGCTGAGGGACCCGGTTCCGAGTGATGCCA is a genomic window containing:
- a CDS encoding DUF2523 domain-containing protein; amino-acid sequence: MTALLNLIYCFLLDMILSFTDVWKAGWDSVLGVADSLLASLGTGSLSAPIIPVQYTWVLGATGMSQAVAIIASAMVVRFTLQSIPFVRWGS